In Priestia megaterium NBRC 15308 = ATCC 14581, the following proteins share a genomic window:
- a CDS encoding CCA tRNA nucleotidyltransferase, which translates to MKEPFIHPLYVIEKLETAGYEAYFVGGAVRDLILNRTIGDIDIATSARPEQVMELFPKTIHVGIEHGTVVVVHEDETYEVTTFRSEGEYDDFRRPSSVTFISSLIEDLQRRDFTINAMAMNAKGEIIDPFNGREDLRNQLIRTVGNAKERFHEDALRMMRAVRFVSQLAFSLSDQTKRAIQQYGELLRHVSIERITVEFEKMLSGKRPSLALALVADTELYRYLPQLNVDPQKFRSVCAHDWMMLQRVSESWTLLVHLLDIQDKQAFFKSWKLSNKQIKDIQLQSIGLRDVLENGWSKRIMYTIGEQASVSVNRILQLLRSNEHMNEHELLYIYSELPIHSLKDLDINGQDLLVWTGKKGGPWVSQLLKEIEEKVLYNELMNTKSSIRKWVQSCSQI; encoded by the coding sequence ATGAAAGAACCGTTCATTCATCCGCTTTATGTTATTGAAAAACTGGAGACAGCCGGTTACGAAGCGTATTTTGTTGGAGGAGCGGTTAGGGATCTCATTTTAAATCGGACGATTGGAGATATTGATATCGCTACGTCAGCTAGGCCTGAACAAGTGATGGAACTCTTTCCTAAGACGATTCATGTAGGAATCGAGCATGGTACGGTTGTCGTTGTCCATGAGGACGAGACCTATGAGGTAACCACTTTTCGCTCTGAGGGAGAATATGATGATTTTCGTCGTCCCTCGTCCGTTACGTTTATTTCGTCTCTGATAGAAGATTTGCAGCGTCGCGATTTTACAATCAATGCAATGGCTATGAATGCAAAAGGAGAAATCATTGATCCATTTAATGGAAGAGAAGATTTGCGAAACCAGTTAATTCGTACTGTCGGAAATGCTAAAGAACGCTTTCATGAAGATGCTCTTCGTATGATGAGAGCCGTTCGCTTTGTCAGTCAGCTGGCGTTTTCGCTGTCTGATCAAACTAAAAGAGCCATTCAACAATACGGTGAACTGCTGAGGCATGTTTCTATTGAACGCATTACAGTGGAATTCGAAAAAATGCTGAGCGGAAAGCGTCCGTCTTTAGCATTAGCACTTGTAGCAGATACGGAGCTATATCGCTACTTGCCCCAATTGAATGTAGATCCGCAAAAATTCCGATCTGTTTGTGCACACGATTGGATGATGCTTCAGCGAGTATCGGAGTCATGGACACTTCTGGTACATCTACTCGACATTCAAGACAAGCAGGCATTTTTTAAAAGCTGGAAATTATCTAATAAGCAAATTAAAGATATTCAGCTTCAGTCTATTGGTCTTCGAGACGTTTTGGAAAATGGATGGTCAAAACGCATCATGTATACAATTGGAGAGCAGGCCAGCGTAAGCGTGAATCGTATTTTACAACTTCTTCGAAGCAATGAGCATATGAATGAACATGAGCTTCTTTACATCTATAGCGAGCTGCCTATTCATTCTTTAAAAGATTTAGATATAAATGGTCAAGATCTTTTAGTGTGGACAGGTAAAAAGGGTGGTCCATGGGTGTCTCAACTGTTAAAAGAAATTGAGGAGAAAGTTCTATACAATGAGTTAATGAACACGAAATCTTCAATAAGAAAGTGGGTGCAGTCTTGCAGTCAGATATAA
- the panD gene encoding aspartate 1-decarboxylase, translating to MFRTMMNAKIHRAHVTEANLNYVGSITIDEDIIDAVGIAANEKVQIVNNNNGARLETYVIPGERGSGVVCLNGAAARLVQPGDIIIIISYALVANEEVAHHHPTVAIMNEQNKIQQLLKQEPAGTIL from the coding sequence ATGTTTCGCACGATGATGAATGCCAAAATACACAGAGCTCATGTAACTGAAGCCAACTTAAATTATGTTGGGAGCATCACCATTGATGAAGATATCATTGACGCAGTGGGAATCGCAGCAAATGAAAAAGTCCAAATTGTAAACAATAATAACGGAGCTCGCTTGGAAACGTACGTGATTCCCGGCGAACGCGGGAGCGGTGTAGTTTGTTTAAATGGAGCTGCTGCAAGACTCGTGCAGCCTGGAGATATTATCATCATTATCTCTTATGCGCTCGTAGCAAATGAAGAAGTAGCTCACCATCATCCAACCGTAGCGATTATGAATGAGCAGAATAAAATCCAACAATTGCTTAAACAAGAACCAGCTGGTACAATTCTATAA
- the panB gene encoding 3-methyl-2-oxobutanoate hydroxymethyltransferase, translating into MKTKLDFLRMKQNNEPIVMLTAYDYPSAKYAEEAGVDMILVGDSLGMVVLGYDSTIPVTVDDMIHHTKAVKRGAADTFIVTDMPFMSYHVSKEDTMRNAARIMQESGAHALKVEGANDVLYTISELTQAGIPVVAHLGLTPQSVGVLGGYKVQGKEAKEAKQLIQDAIKCEQAGAIAVVLECVPKQVAKQVAERLSIPTIGIGAGADTDGQVLVYHDILTYGVERVPKFVQSFAKINEPISQGLSQYVSEVKKREFPKEAHTFSMKEEQLTALYGGK; encoded by the coding sequence GTGAAAACAAAATTAGATTTTTTACGTATGAAACAAAACAATGAACCAATTGTGATGCTGACCGCGTACGATTATCCGTCAGCTAAGTACGCTGAGGAAGCAGGCGTAGACATGATTTTAGTAGGTGATTCTCTAGGAATGGTCGTTTTAGGATATGACTCTACGATTCCTGTAACGGTAGATGACATGATTCATCATACAAAAGCGGTTAAAAGAGGAGCTGCTGATACATTTATCGTCACCGACATGCCATTTATGTCCTATCACGTGTCGAAAGAAGACACGATGAGAAATGCTGCTCGCATTATGCAGGAAAGCGGAGCTCATGCTTTAAAAGTAGAAGGAGCAAATGATGTTCTCTATACAATTTCAGAATTGACGCAAGCTGGTATTCCGGTTGTTGCACATCTCGGGTTAACACCTCAGTCTGTCGGTGTTCTGGGCGGTTATAAAGTGCAAGGGAAAGAAGCGAAAGAAGCAAAACAGCTAATCCAAGACGCGATCAAGTGTGAGCAGGCGGGAGCTATTGCTGTTGTATTAGAGTGTGTTCCTAAACAAGTAGCAAAACAAGTAGCTGAACGCTTAAGCATTCCTACAATCGGAATCGGAGCAGGAGCTGACACGGATGGTCAAGTACTTGTATACCACGATATATTAACGTACGGCGTAGAGCGTGTGCCCAAATTTGTTCAGTCATTTGCGAAAATAAATGAGCCTATTTCACAAGGGCTTTCACAGTATGTAAGTGAAGTGAAAAAAAGAGAGTTTCCGAAAGAAGCACATACTTTTTCAATGAAAGAAGAGCAGTTAACGGCACTGTACGGAGGGAAATAA
- the panC gene encoding pantoate--beta-alanine ligase yields MKVITTIKDMQQEMKKEKQLGHSIGFVPTMGYLHEGHATLLGAARTENEVVVLSIFVNPTQFGPNEDFDTYPRDFERDERVAKEANVDYLFYPSVEEMYKSSRSVAITVTDRVDVLCGQKRPGHFDGVATVLTKLFHIVTPDRAYFGKKDAQQVAVVDGLIEDFNFPVELRAVDTVREADGLAKSSRNVYLTDKEREEAPVLFKSLQTALQLLESGEKHVEILKGTIRKEIEQHTSGKVDYIDVYTYPELKTIKQAAGKIIIALAVQFSKARLIDNVIVDVQGDN; encoded by the coding sequence ATGAAAGTCATTACAACAATTAAAGACATGCAGCAGGAGATGAAAAAAGAAAAGCAGCTTGGACATTCAATTGGATTTGTCCCGACGATGGGCTATTTGCATGAAGGCCACGCTACTTTGCTTGGAGCAGCTCGCACAGAAAATGAAGTAGTGGTGCTAAGTATTTTTGTGAACCCGACTCAATTTGGACCAAATGAAGATTTTGATACGTATCCAAGAGATTTTGAACGTGATGAGCGCGTGGCAAAAGAAGCTAACGTCGACTATCTATTTTATCCTTCAGTAGAGGAAATGTATAAGTCAAGCCGTTCAGTTGCTATAACCGTGACAGATCGTGTAGACGTATTGTGTGGACAGAAGCGCCCCGGTCATTTCGATGGAGTAGCTACGGTACTAACAAAGCTTTTTCACATTGTAACTCCAGATCGTGCATACTTTGGTAAAAAAGATGCGCAGCAAGTTGCTGTAGTAGATGGCTTAATTGAAGACTTTAATTTCCCCGTGGAGCTTAGAGCAGTAGACACGGTGAGAGAAGCAGACGGATTAGCTAAAAGTTCTCGTAACGTATATTTAACAGATAAAGAAAGAGAAGAGGCACCTGTTTTATTTAAGAGTTTACAAACCGCTCTGCAGCTTCTTGAAAGCGGAGAGAAGCATGTAGAAATCCTTAAAGGGACCATTCGAAAAGAAATTGAGCAACATACGAGCGGTAAAGTGGATTATATCGATGTTTATACGTATCCAGAGCTAAAAACGATTAAGCAAGCCGCTGGCAAAATCATTATTGCTTTAGCTGTTCAATTCTCTAAAGCCCGTTTAATTGATAATGTAATTGTAGACGTACAGGGGGATAACTAA
- the bshB1 gene encoding bacillithiol biosynthesis deacetylase BshB1 → MKETIDILAFGAHADDVEIGMGGTIARMSEQGLKVVICDLTQAELSSNGTVEIRKQEASKAADVLGVHERIHLHLPDRGLVLKAEYIAEIASVIRTYQPRIIFAPYFEDRHPDHGNCAKLVEEAMFSAGVKNYIDYKKQKAHRAESLYFYMINGFHKPDFIVDVSSTFQKKVASLEAYESQFIKTADTFDTPLVNGYIETVESRERLFGKEVGVAYGEGFLSKKPILMYDDLVGGK, encoded by the coding sequence ATGAAAGAAACAATAGATATCCTTGCCTTTGGTGCTCATGCCGATGATGTAGAAATCGGCATGGGTGGAACCATTGCAAGAATGAGTGAACAAGGTTTGAAGGTAGTTATTTGCGATTTGACGCAAGCTGAACTTTCTTCAAATGGAACGGTTGAAATTCGAAAACAAGAAGCGTCTAAAGCTGCTGATGTCTTAGGTGTTCATGAGCGAATTCATCTGCATTTACCAGACAGAGGTTTGGTTTTAAAGGCAGAGTATATAGCTGAAATAGCATCAGTCATTCGCACGTATCAACCAAGGATTATATTTGCTCCTTACTTTGAAGATCGTCATCCTGATCATGGAAATTGTGCAAAGCTTGTAGAAGAGGCCATGTTTTCCGCTGGCGTTAAAAATTATATCGATTATAAAAAGCAAAAAGCTCATCGTGCTGAGTCTCTTTATTTCTATATGATAAATGGATTTCATAAGCCAGATTTTATCGTAGATGTATCAAGCACGTTTCAAAAGAAAGTAGCTAGTCTAGAGGCTTATGAAAGTCAATTTATAAAAACAGCAGATACGTTTGATACGCCGCTGGTAAACGGATATATTGAAACGGTAGAGAGCAGAGAGCGATTATTTGGCAAAGAAGTCGGGGTAGCATACGGTGAAGGTTTTTTATCTAAAAAACCGATTTTGATGTACGACGATTTAGTAGGTGGAAAATAA
- the bshA gene encoding N-acetyl-alpha-D-glucosaminyl L-malate synthase BshA yields MKLKIGITCYASVGGSGVVATELGKLLAEKGHEIHFISSSMPFRLTKVYPNIYFHEVDVNQYSVFKYPPYDLALSSKMAEVAKREKLDIIHTHYAIPHAVCGILAKQMVEHEVKIVTTLHGTDITVLGEDPSLKDLIKFGIEKSDAVTAVSQSLVDQTHHLISPDKEIETMYNFIDERVYHKKEVQYLKAEYGILENEKVVIHISNFRQVKRVTDIVKTFAIINKKLQSKLLLVGDGPEMTVVSQLVRELNLQDSVLFLGKQENVAELYSISDLKLLLSEKESFGLVLLEAMACGVPCIGTNIGGIPEVIEHEKTGYICEVGDVEDAASKAIQLLENEQLHHQMREASLSAVNHKFHSTEIVSQYEKLYYKLVQG; encoded by the coding sequence ATGAAGTTAAAAATTGGTATTACATGTTATGCTTCCGTTGGAGGTTCAGGAGTGGTAGCAACGGAGCTAGGGAAGCTGCTGGCTGAAAAAGGGCACGAAATTCATTTTATTTCCTCTAGCATGCCTTTTAGATTGACGAAAGTATATCCAAATATTTATTTTCACGAAGTAGATGTAAATCAGTACTCCGTCTTTAAATACCCTCCGTATGATCTGGCTTTATCCAGTAAAATGGCTGAAGTGGCTAAAAGAGAAAAGCTTGACATTATTCATACGCACTATGCAATCCCCCATGCCGTTTGCGGGATTTTAGCTAAACAAATGGTGGAGCACGAAGTGAAAATTGTGACGACTCTTCATGGGACAGACATTACGGTTCTAGGAGAGGATCCATCGTTAAAAGACTTAATTAAATTTGGAATTGAGAAATCAGATGCAGTGACGGCTGTATCTCAGTCACTTGTTGATCAAACTCACCATTTGATTAGTCCAGATAAAGAAATTGAAACGATGTATAATTTTATTGATGAACGAGTTTATCATAAAAAAGAAGTGCAGTATTTAAAAGCGGAGTATGGCATATTAGAAAATGAAAAAGTCGTTATTCATATTTCAAACTTTCGTCAAGTCAAACGAGTTACAGATATAGTCAAAACATTTGCTATTATTAATAAAAAGCTTCAGTCTAAGCTGCTGCTTGTAGGAGACGGCCCTGAAATGACGGTTGTGTCTCAATTAGTAAGAGAGCTAAATCTTCAAGATTCTGTATTATTTCTTGGGAAACAAGAAAATGTAGCAGAATTATATTCGATTAGCGATTTAAAACTGTTATTGTCTGAAAAAGAAAGCTTTGGGCTTGTACTTTTAGAAGCTATGGCCTGTGGTGTTCCATGCATCGGAACAAATATAGGCGGAATTCCTGAAGTAATTGAACACGAAAAAACAGGATATATTTGCGAAGTGGGAGACGTCGAAGACGCAGCGAGCAAAGCAATTCAGCTACTTGAAAATGAACAGCTGCATCACCAAATGAGGGAAGCGTCTCTAAGCGCAGTTAATCATAAATTTCATTCAACAGAGATTGTGAGTCAATATGAAAAACTTTATTATAAATTGGTACAGGGTTGA
- a CDS encoding bifunctional biotin--[acetyl-CoA-carboxylase] synthetase/biotin operon repressor encodes MQSDIRRTLLEMFTNADGDYVSGQKISDLLGCSRTAVWKHIEELRKEGYELEAVRKKGYRIVGKPNKVSSNELLLGLQTTKIGQYIHYEESVHSTQKIAHRIAQEGAKEGTVVVAEEQTAGRGRLDRAWYSPKYTGAWMSIILRPSIPPQQAPQLTLLSAVAVVQAIQEVTNLSPDIKWPNDVLLNGKKLVGILTEMQADFDRIHSVIIGIGINVNQQETDFNEQIKHIATSLRIEKGEEINRAALMQAFFLKLETLYEEYLKNGFGLIKVLWETYAISIGKRIIARTMTANIEGFAKGITDEGVLLIEDDEGVIHRIHSADIELSAKK; translated from the coding sequence TTGCAGTCAGATATAAGAAGAACGCTGCTTGAAATGTTTACGAACGCAGATGGGGACTATGTCTCTGGCCAAAAGATCAGCGATTTATTAGGCTGTTCAAGAACAGCTGTATGGAAGCATATCGAAGAGCTGCGAAAAGAGGGCTATGAACTTGAAGCTGTTCGTAAAAAGGGCTATCGTATTGTTGGGAAGCCGAACAAAGTAAGCAGCAACGAGCTTTTATTAGGGCTCCAAACAACAAAAATCGGTCAGTATATTCATTATGAGGAAAGCGTGCATTCTACTCAAAAGATTGCTCATCGAATTGCTCAAGAAGGAGCCAAAGAAGGAACGGTCGTAGTTGCTGAAGAGCAAACGGCAGGGAGAGGAAGACTTGATAGAGCGTGGTATTCCCCAAAATATACTGGTGCCTGGATGAGTATTATACTGCGTCCTTCTATCCCACCGCAGCAGGCTCCTCAGCTGACTCTACTATCAGCAGTGGCTGTTGTACAGGCCATTCAAGAAGTGACGAACCTTTCTCCAGACATTAAATGGCCTAATGATGTTTTATTAAATGGGAAGAAGCTAGTTGGGATTTTAACAGAAATGCAGGCTGATTTTGACCGGATTCATTCGGTCATCATTGGAATCGGCATCAATGTGAATCAGCAGGAAACGGATTTTAATGAACAAATCAAACACATTGCCACATCTTTACGTATTGAAAAAGGTGAAGAAATTAATCGTGCAGCTTTGATGCAAGCGTTTTTCTTAAAGTTAGAAACCCTTTACGAAGAATACCTAAAAAATGGCTTTGGTTTAATTAAAGTTCTTTGGGAAACGTATGCAATTAGTATTGGCAAGCGAATTATAGCGCGCACGATGACAGCCAACATTGAAGGCTTTGCAAAAGGCATAACAGATGAAGGCGTTTTATTGATTGAAGATGATGAAGGAGTTATACACCGAATTCATTCTGCAGATATTGAGCTCTCTGCTAAAAAATAG